A window of the Salvelinus alpinus chromosome 25, SLU_Salpinus.1, whole genome shotgun sequence genome harbors these coding sequences:
- the LOC139553681 gene encoding interferon alpha-inducible protein 27-like protein 2A, with protein MDLFTIIAVTAAGAAAAAGGAVVLAPLALGAVGFTAAGIAANSFAAGMMASAATAGGGGVLAGSAVAVLQSAGAAGLAGSTTAVVAGVGGAVGWLTATAAALI; from the exons ATGGATCTTT TTACCATTATTGCGGTcacagcagcaggagcagcagcagcagcag GGGGAGCGGTGGTCTTGGCTCCACTTGCCCTAGGAGCTGTAGGGTTTACCGCCGCTGGCATCGCCGCAAACTCCTTTGCAGCCGGCATGATGGCATCGGCAGCCACTGCAGGTGGCGGTGGTGTGTTGGCTGGAAGCGCCGTTGCTGTTCTGCAGTCGGCAG GTGCAGCAGGGTTAGCTGGGTCTACAACCGCAGTGGTGGCTGGTGTTGGAGGAGCAGTGGGATGGCTCACCGCTACAGCAGCTGCACTCATCTGA